A genomic window from Aquitalea aquatilis includes:
- a CDS encoding B3/B4 domain-containing protein produces the protein MSAFLPSISPEIATIAPGFRAVSIRVEAAALAAPEFGAQQLREACLFVQAGGAAWADAHLQAWADVFRAFGAKPQRTPCSAEALRKRVLRDGSLPAIDPVVDLYNAISLRYAIPVGGENLAAYMGQPRLVLADGSELFDTMKEGQPATESPERGEVVWRDEQGVTCRRWNWRQGVRTRLSAADQHMWFILESLPAMPLEALQQAGAELAQGIAQMMPGSVIESSLITLS, from the coding sequence ATGTCAGCCTTTTTGCCGTCAATCAGTCCGGAGATCGCCACGATAGCCCCCGGTTTTCGGGCCGTCAGCATCCGCGTGGAAGCCGCCGCGCTGGCTGCACCAGAGTTTGGCGCGCAGCAGCTGCGCGAGGCCTGCCTGTTTGTTCAGGCTGGCGGCGCGGCCTGGGCCGATGCGCACTTGCAGGCCTGGGCCGATGTGTTCCGCGCCTTTGGTGCCAAGCCACAGCGTACGCCGTGTTCGGCCGAGGCCCTGCGCAAACGGGTGCTGCGGGATGGCAGCCTGCCGGCCATTGACCCGGTGGTGGATCTGTATAACGCCATCAGCCTGCGTTATGCCATTCCCGTGGGGGGCGAAAACCTGGCGGCTTATATGGGCCAGCCCAGGCTGGTGCTGGCTGACGGCAGCGAGCTGTTCGACACCATGAAAGAAGGCCAGCCGGCAACGGAGTCGCCCGAGCGCGGCGAAGTGGTATGGCGCGACGAGCAAGGGGTGACCTGTCGCCGCTGGAACTGGCGGCAAGGGGTGAGAACCCGGCTGAGTGCTGCCGATCAGCATATGTGGTTCATTCTGGAAAGCCTGCCGGCCATGCCGCTGGAGGCATTGCAGCAGGCCGGTGCCGAGCTGGCGCAGGGGATTGCGCAGATGATGCCCGGCTCGGTCATCGAATCCAGCCTGATCACCCTGTCGTGA
- the trpD gene encoding anthranilate phosphoribosyltransferase, whose amino-acid sequence MLTPQAALNRLIDGNELFFDEMLDLMRQIMRGELTPAQTAAILIGLRTKVESVSEIAAAATVMREFATPVPVQLREHLIDTCGTGGDKSHTFNISTTSAFVVAAAGARVAKHGGRSVSSSSGSADVLELLGVNLALSPEQVARCIDEIGVGFMFAPNHHSAMKHVAPIRKELGARTIFNILGPLTNPANADHQIMGVFHPDLVGIQSRVLKQLGSKHVMIVHGLDGLDEITLSDRTMVAELKDGQIEEYILDPRELGFSFFELKDIQATSATASRDILLSVLDNQPGPARDIVLLNAGAAIYTADICATLPEGIALAREVLASGQARAKLQQLIALSQSLAA is encoded by the coding sequence ATGCTGACCCCCCAGGCCGCCCTCAACCGACTGATTGACGGCAACGAACTGTTTTTTGACGAAATGCTGGATCTGATGCGCCAGATCATGCGCGGCGAACTGACTCCGGCCCAGACGGCTGCCATTTTGATTGGTCTGCGCACCAAGGTGGAAAGCGTGTCGGAAATCGCTGCGGCCGCCACGGTGATGCGCGAGTTTGCCACGCCAGTGCCGGTACAGCTGCGCGAGCACCTGATCGATACCTGCGGCACCGGTGGCGACAAGAGCCACACCTTTAATATCTCCACCACATCGGCCTTTGTCGTGGCGGCCGCCGGTGCGCGCGTAGCCAAGCATGGCGGGCGTTCGGTGTCGTCCAGCTCGGGGAGCGCCGACGTGCTGGAACTGCTGGGTGTCAATCTGGCGCTCAGCCCCGAACAAGTGGCCCGCTGCATCGATGAGATCGGCGTCGGCTTCATGTTCGCCCCCAATCACCACAGTGCGATGAAGCATGTTGCCCCCATCCGCAAGGAACTGGGCGCGCGCACCATCTTCAATATCCTGGGACCGCTGACCAACCCGGCCAATGCCGATCACCAGATCATGGGCGTGTTCCACCCCGACCTGGTCGGCATCCAGTCGCGGGTGCTGAAGCAGCTGGGCAGCAAGCATGTGATGATCGTGCACGGTCTGGACGGGCTGGATGAAATCACCCTCAGCGACCGCACCATGGTGGCCGAACTGAAAGACGGCCAGATCGAGGAATACATCCTGGACCCGCGCGAACTGGGTTTCAGCTTCTTCGAACTCAAGGACATCCAGGCCACCAGCGCCACCGCTTCACGCGACATCCTGCTGTCGGTACTGGACAACCAGCCTGGCCCGGCGCGGGACATCGTCCTGCTCAATGCCGGCGCAGCGATTTATACTGCCGACATTTGCGCCACGCTGCCGGAAGGCATTGCGCTGGCGCGTGAAGTACTGGCCAGCGGCCAGGCGCGCGCCAAGCTGCAGCAACTGATAGCGCTGAGCCAGTCACTGGCTGCGTAA
- a CDS encoding aminodeoxychorismate/anthranilate synthase component II, with product MLLMIDNYDSFTYNLVQYFGELQQEVKVFRNDEITLEEIEALQPQYLVISPGPCTPNEAGISVAAIKHFAGKLPIMGVCLGHQGIGQAFGGNIIHAKQLMHGKVSPVHHHNIGMFRDLPNPVSCTRYHSLVIERETLPDCLEITAWTDDGEIMGVRHKTLPIEGVQFHPESILTEHGHRMLDNFLKEFA from the coding sequence ATGCTGCTGATGATCGACAACTACGACTCTTTTACCTACAACCTGGTGCAGTATTTCGGCGAGCTGCAACAAGAGGTAAAGGTGTTTCGCAATGATGAAATCACCCTGGAAGAAATCGAAGCCTTGCAGCCGCAGTATCTGGTGATTTCCCCCGGCCCCTGCACGCCGAACGAGGCCGGGATTTCGGTAGCGGCCATCAAGCACTTTGCCGGCAAGCTGCCCATCATGGGGGTGTGCCTGGGCCATCAGGGTATCGGCCAGGCCTTTGGCGGCAATATCATTCACGCCAAGCAACTGATGCATGGCAAGGTGTCGCCGGTGCACCATCACAATATCGGCATGTTCCGTGACCTGCCCAATCCGGTGAGCTGCACCCGTTATCACTCGCTGGTGATCGAGCGCGAAACACTGCCGGATTGCCTGGAAATCACCGCCTGGACCGACGACGGCGAAATCATGGGTGTGCGCCACAAAACCCTGCCCATCGAGGGCGTGCAGTTCCATCCCGAGTCCATCCTGACCGAGCATGGCCACCGCATGCTGGACAACTTCCTCAAGGAATTCGCCTGA
- a CDS encoding aldo/keto reductase — protein MQTTTLNNGIQMPLQGFGVFQMSDLAECEACVAAALRTGYRLIDTAASYGNETAVGRALAASAIPREQLFITSKLWLHDSGYEQTLQAFERSLARLQLDYLDLYLIHQPYGDVHGSWRAMEELYRAGRIRAIGVSNFHPDRVMDLVMRNKIVPAVNQLETHPFFQQTASAAFLQQLGIQLESWGPFAEGRNNLFGHALLQAIASRHERTVAQVVLRWLLQRGVVAIPKSVRPERMAENFAITDFALTADDMASIATLDTASSAFFDHRDPAMVKWLYEAHRPT, from the coding sequence ATGCAGACAACCACACTGAACAACGGCATCCAGATGCCCTTGCAGGGCTTTGGGGTGTTCCAGATGAGCGATCTGGCCGAGTGCGAGGCCTGCGTGGCCGCCGCACTGCGCACCGGTTACCGCCTTATCGACACCGCAGCCTCCTATGGCAATGAGACCGCTGTTGGCCGCGCCCTCGCCGCCAGCGCCATCCCGCGCGAGCAACTGTTCATCACCAGCAAGCTGTGGCTGCACGACAGCGGCTACGAACAGACCTTGCAGGCCTTCGAGCGCTCATTGGCGCGACTGCAGCTGGATTACCTCGACCTCTATCTGATCCACCAGCCCTATGGCGATGTGCACGGCTCGTGGCGCGCAATGGAAGAGCTGTACCGCGCCGGCCGTATCCGCGCCATTGGCGTCAGTAACTTCCACCCGGACCGGGTGATGGATCTGGTCATGCGCAACAAGATTGTTCCGGCGGTAAACCAGCTGGAAACCCACCCTTTCTTCCAGCAAACCGCCAGCGCAGCCTTCCTGCAGCAACTGGGCATACAGCTTGAATCCTGGGGGCCATTCGCCGAGGGTCGCAACAACTTGTTTGGCCATGCGCTGCTGCAAGCCATCGCCAGCCGTCATGAGCGCACGGTAGCCCAGGTGGTATTGCGCTGGCTGCTACAGCGCGGCGTGGTGGCCATTCCCAAATCAGTGCGGCCAGAGCGCATGGCGGAAAACTTCGCCATCACCGATTTCGCCTTGACTGCCGACGACATGGCCAGCATCGCTACGCTCGATACCGCCAGCAGTGCATTTTTCGACCATAGAGACCCGGCCATGGTGAAGTGGCTGTACGAAGCACATCGCCCCACCTGA
- a CDS encoding sigma-54 interaction domain-containing protein, with amino-acid sequence MGFDSQLSDTDVLFLKPTSARRAEPAEGPAMPLITLPNRQSLTTSIRATAQVFEDPQSTALLARIQLIAPSDANVLIIGETGTGKELIARHVHALSQRANQPFVAVNCGAFSESLVESELFGHEKGAFTGAFAAKPGWFEAANGGTVFLDEIGDLPLNIQVKLLRILQEREVVRLGSRKPIPINVRVIAATNVRLEEAVAAGHFREDLFYRLRVAHLALPTLRDRPGDILPLARHFVDEYRQRLGYGDISLHAEAERKLLQHPWPGNIRELENVIHHALLICKHNVVRSEDLQLSSLQLNRRNERSSSHPPLGGGAGSDDAHQQLQQALQALFEANGSNLYEDIESSIIRAAYNYCHRNQVQAARLLGISRNIIRARLIRLGEISALR; translated from the coding sequence ATGGGCTTTGATTCGCAGCTATCCGACACCGACGTTTTATTCCTGAAACCCACATCGGCCCGGCGGGCCGAGCCAGCGGAAGGCCCGGCCATGCCCCTGATTACCCTGCCGAACCGGCAAAGCCTGACCACCTCCATCCGCGCCACGGCGCAGGTGTTTGAAGACCCGCAATCCACCGCCCTGCTGGCGCGCATTCAGCTGATCGCCCCCAGCGACGCCAATGTACTGATCATTGGCGAAACCGGCACCGGCAAGGAACTGATCGCCCGCCATGTGCATGCGCTGAGCCAGCGGGCAAATCAGCCCTTTGTCGCCGTCAATTGCGGCGCGTTTTCCGAATCGCTGGTGGAAAGTGAGCTGTTTGGCCATGAAAAAGGCGCATTTACCGGTGCCTTTGCCGCCAAGCCGGGCTGGTTCGAGGCCGCCAATGGCGGCACGGTGTTTCTGGATGAAATCGGCGACTTGCCGCTGAATATTCAGGTGAAGTTGCTGCGCATCCTGCAGGAGCGCGAGGTGGTGCGACTGGGCTCGCGCAAACCCATTCCCATCAATGTGCGGGTGATTGCCGCCACCAATGTGCGGCTGGAAGAAGCCGTCGCCGCCGGCCATTTCCGCGAGGATCTGTTCTACCGCCTGCGGGTGGCCCATCTGGCCCTGCCCACCCTGCGCGACCGCCCCGGCGACATCCTGCCGCTGGCCCGCCATTTTGTCGACGAATACCGCCAGCGCCTGGGCTATGGCGACATCAGCCTGCATGCCGAAGCCGAACGCAAGCTGCTGCAACACCCGTGGCCGGGCAATATCCGCGAACTGGAAAACGTCATCCACCATGCCTTGCTGATCTGCAAGCACAATGTGGTTCGCAGCGAAGACCTGCAGCTGTCCTCGCTGCAACTGAACCGGCGCAACGAACGCAGCAGCAGCCACCCACCACTGGGCGGCGGTGCGGGCAGCGACGATGCCCACCAGCAATTACAGCAGGCACTGCAAGCGCTGTTCGAGGCCAATGGCAGCAATCTGTATGAAGACATCGAAAGCAGCATCATCCGCGCCGCCTATAACTACTGCCATCGCAACCAGGTGCAGGCAGCCCGCCTGCTGGGCATCAGCCGCAACATCATCCGCGCCCGGCTGATCCGCCTGGGCGAAATCAGCGCGCTGCGCTAG
- a CDS encoding MFS transporter, giving the protein MTPASRPPDRGMVLTIIMVSYLMLVIDISIVLTGLPRIQAALGFTPAGLSWIQNAYTLTFGGFLLLGARAGDILGRRRMFITGLAIFTLASLAIGAASTPAWMISFRAVQGLGAAVLAPSTLALISTHFEEGHARTRALSLYAAAAGIGATVGLVLGGLLADLISWRAGFFINLPIGAALIAGSVRHIHETPRQTGRFDMAGALTSTLGMCALVFGIVEAAESGWASPLTWASIAIGLPLLGAFLWIESHAQQALLPLALLRNPQRNAAYVARLLFLCGMVGFWFFTAQYLQGVLGFSPMLAGLAFVPVTLPQLATSLSVPAVVRRFGHRRVLLTGLALCVTGVLWQGLAATQASYLSGVLVPMLLVGFGQGWVLAPLTVAGVAGVEQHHAGAASGVLNVAHQIGATLGLAILVVVYSAGHAAVYDAAGMALHTGHVLYTAALFLCVALLVSLRYIRFDFDAARPDTAYKAAAQTA; this is encoded by the coding sequence ATGACCCCTGCTTCTCGCCCGCCGGATCGCGGCATGGTGCTGACCATCATCATGGTCAGCTACCTGATGCTGGTGATCGACATCTCCATCGTGCTCACCGGTCTGCCACGCATCCAGGCGGCCCTTGGTTTCACCCCGGCCGGCCTGTCCTGGATACAGAATGCCTATACCCTGACCTTTGGCGGCTTTCTGCTGCTGGGGGCACGCGCCGGCGACATCCTTGGCCGGCGGCGCATGTTCATCACCGGCCTGGCCATCTTCACCCTCGCTTCACTGGCCATTGGCGCAGCAAGTACACCGGCCTGGATGATCAGCTTTCGTGCGGTGCAGGGCCTCGGTGCTGCCGTGCTGGCACCTTCGACCCTGGCGCTGATTTCCACCCATTTCGAGGAGGGCCACGCACGCACCCGGGCGCTCTCGCTGTACGCAGCTGCCGCGGGCATTGGTGCCACGGTGGGGCTGGTACTGGGCGGGCTGCTGGCCGATCTCATCTCCTGGCGCGCCGGCTTCTTCATCAACCTGCCAATTGGTGCGGCACTGATCGCCGGCAGCGTGCGCCATATCCACGAAACGCCGCGGCAGACCGGGCGCTTCGACATGGCCGGTGCGCTGACCTCCACCCTGGGCATGTGCGCGCTGGTATTCGGCATCGTCGAGGCGGCGGAATCCGGCTGGGCCTCGCCGCTGACCTGGGCCAGCATCGCCATTGGGTTACCGCTGCTTGGGGCATTTTTGTGGATTGAGTCACACGCACAACAAGCGCTACTGCCGCTGGCACTGCTGCGCAATCCGCAACGTAATGCCGCCTATGTCGCACGGCTGCTTTTCCTGTGCGGCATGGTGGGCTTCTGGTTCTTTACCGCGCAATACCTGCAAGGCGTGCTGGGCTTCTCACCCATGCTGGCCGGGCTTGCCTTCGTGCCGGTCACCCTGCCCCAGCTGGCGACCTCGCTATCTGTTCCTGCGGTGGTACGGCGCTTTGGCCACCGTCGCGTGTTGCTGACCGGCCTCGCGCTGTGTGTTACCGGGGTGCTGTGGCAGGGGCTGGCGGCTACGCAAGCGTCTTACCTGAGCGGCGTGCTGGTGCCGATGTTGCTGGTCGGTTTTGGGCAGGGCTGGGTGCTGGCACCGCTGACGGTGGCGGGAGTGGCCGGGGTGGAGCAACACCACGCGGGCGCGGCGTCCGGGGTGCTGAACGTAGCCCACCAGATTGGCGCAACCCTGGGGCTGGCCATTCTGGTTGTGGTGTATTCCGCCGGCCATGCCGCCGTGTACGACGCTGCCGGCATGGCATTGCACACCGGCCACGTCCTGTATACGGCTGCGCTGTTCCTGTGCGTGGCCTTGCTGGTATCGCTGCGCTACATCCGCTTCGACTTCGACGCTGCGCGCCCGGACACGGCGTACAAGGCCGCGGCGCAAACAGCCTGA
- a CDS encoding phosphomannomutase/phosphoglucomutase — translation MRTPSQDIFKAYDIRGIVGKTLTVEAAQQIGHAIGSEAVARKVKAIVIGRDGRLSGPDLSDALANGIRAAGVDVIDVGRVATPMLYFAAYELGTLSGVMVTGSHNPPDYNGFKMMLAGDTLAGEDIQALYQRIKSGKLATGAGNYSTHNITEAYLTRITSDIKLERNMNIVVDCGNGIAGDFAPVLFRRLGCRVRELFCTVDGTFPNHHPDPAKPENLQDVIEALAKTDSELGLAFDGDGDRLGVVTKEGNIIWPDRQLMLFAADVLERNPKAKVIYDVKSTRLLKPWILENGGEPVMARTGHSFIKAKIKETGALLAGEMSGHVFFKERWYGFDDGMYAGVRLLEVLSRVEDPSAVLNALPNAISTPELNLKMQAEGENHALIAKLQQTASFDGAEEINTLDGLRVEYADGFGLARASNTTPVIVLRFEADNAEALERIKADFRRVLATATDAKLPF, via the coding sequence ATGCGCACACCATCCCAAGACATTTTCAAGGCTTACGATATTCGCGGCATTGTCGGCAAGACGCTGACAGTGGAAGCCGCCCAGCAAATAGGCCATGCCATCGGCTCGGAAGCCGTGGCACGCAAGGTCAAGGCCATCGTCATTGGCCGTGATGGCCGCCTGTCTGGCCCCGATCTGAGCGATGCACTGGCCAATGGCATCCGTGCCGCCGGGGTGGATGTCATCGATGTCGGCCGTGTGGCCACGCCCATGCTGTATTTTGCAGCTTACGAACTGGGCACGCTGTCTGGCGTCATGGTGACCGGCAGCCACAACCCACCGGACTACAACGGTTTCAAGATGATGCTGGCCGGCGACACCCTGGCCGGCGAAGACATCCAGGCGCTGTATCAACGCATCAAGAGCGGCAAGCTGGCTACAGGTGCCGGCAACTACAGCACCCATAACATTACCGAGGCCTACCTGACGCGCATCACCAGTGATATCAAGCTGGAACGCAATATGAACATCGTGGTGGATTGCGGCAATGGCATCGCCGGTGACTTTGCCCCCGTGCTGTTCCGTCGCCTGGGCTGCCGCGTGCGCGAGCTGTTCTGCACCGTGGATGGCACCTTCCCCAATCACCACCCGGACCCGGCCAAACCGGAAAACCTGCAGGACGTGATCGAAGCGCTGGCCAAGACCGATTCCGAGCTGGGCCTGGCTTTTGATGGTGACGGCGACCGCCTGGGCGTGGTCACCAAGGAAGGCAATATCATCTGGCCAGACCGCCAGCTGATGCTGTTTGCTGCCGACGTGCTGGAGCGCAACCCCAAGGCCAAGGTGATTTACGACGTCAAATCCACCCGTCTGCTCAAACCGTGGATTCTGGAAAACGGTGGCGAGCCGGTGATGGCCCGTACCGGTCACAGTTTCATCAAGGCCAAGATCAAGGAAACCGGCGCGCTGCTCGCCGGCGAAATGAGCGGCCATGTGTTCTTCAAGGAGCGCTGGTATGGCTTTGACGACGGCATGTATGCCGGCGTGCGCCTGCTGGAAGTATTGTCGCGGGTAGAAGACCCCAGCGCCGTGCTCAATGCCCTGCCCAATGCCATTTCCACACCGGAACTCAACCTGAAAATGCAGGCCGAGGGCGAAAACCACGCCCTGATCGCCAAGTTGCAACAGACTGCCAGCTTTGACGGTGCCGAGGAAATCAACACCCTGGACGGCCTGCGCGTGGAGTATGCCGACGGTTTCGGCCTGGCGCGCGCCTCCAACACCACCCCGGTTATCGTGCTGCGTTTCGAAGCGGATAATGCCGAAGCACTGGAACGCATCAAGGCCGACTTCCGCCGCGTACTGGCCACCGCAACGGATGCCAAACTGCCGTTCTGA
- a CDS encoding iron-containing alcohol dehydrogenase produces MDNFTFFNPTKIDFGTGKEQLIGQHLAEHGINKVLLCFGSERIKRDGLFQTVSKSLAEHGIEFVEFGGIVSNPLLSKVRDGIALARGHQVGAVLSVGGGSVLDSSKAIAAGVAYSGEVWDLFIGKATINAALPVFSILTLAATGSEMNSGAVVTNEDSKEKFAIQSVHTFPRVSIVNPALMQTVSRDYLVYSAADIIAHCIEGYFTATVQPTLHSRMVEAIVNTVIDTTETLLDNPADYPARAEFAWAATQALNGLLYAGTAGFNYPNHMIEHALSALFNVPHGAGLSVIMPAWMKWYHGRNPAQFQRFAKQVFGVDTAQQGIAALEAWFDKIGTPTRLSQLGITEADVPAITDVVLGNAQWFGIADIYTREVVVEILKLAR; encoded by the coding sequence ATGGACAACTTTACTTTCTTCAATCCCACCAAGATCGACTTCGGCACAGGCAAGGAACAACTGATCGGCCAGCATCTGGCGGAACATGGTATCAACAAGGTGCTGCTGTGCTTTGGTAGCGAGCGCATCAAGCGCGATGGCCTGTTCCAGACCGTAAGTAAAAGCCTGGCCGAGCACGGCATCGAATTCGTCGAATTTGGCGGCATTGTCAGCAACCCGCTGCTGTCGAAAGTGCGCGATGGCATCGCCCTGGCGCGTGGCCATCAGGTGGGTGCGGTATTGAGCGTCGGCGGCGGCTCGGTGCTGGACAGCAGCAAGGCAATTGCCGCCGGCGTGGCTTACTCCGGCGAGGTATGGGATCTGTTCATCGGCAAGGCCACGATCAATGCGGCATTGCCGGTGTTTTCCATCCTCACCCTGGCAGCCACCGGCAGCGAGATGAATAGTGGTGCCGTGGTGACCAATGAGGACAGCAAGGAAAAGTTTGCCATCCAGTCGGTGCATACCTTCCCGCGGGTATCCATCGTCAACCCGGCCCTGATGCAGACCGTGTCACGCGATTACCTGGTCTACTCGGCCGCCGACATCATTGCGCACTGCATCGAAGGCTATTTCACCGCCACGGTACAGCCCACGCTGCACTCGCGCATGGTGGAAGCCATCGTCAACACCGTGATCGACACCACCGAAACCCTACTGGACAACCCGGCCGATTACCCAGCACGCGCCGAGTTTGCCTGGGCCGCCACCCAGGCGCTCAATGGCCTGCTCTACGCCGGCACCGCCGGTTTCAACTACCCGAACCACATGATCGAGCACGCACTGTCGGCACTGTTCAACGTGCCACACGGTGCAGGACTGTCGGTGATCATGCCGGCCTGGATGAAGTGGTATCACGGCCGCAACCCGGCGCAGTTCCAGCGCTTCGCCAAGCAGGTATTCGGCGTTGATACTGCGCAGCAAGGCATTGCCGCCCTGGAAGCCTGGTTCGACAAGATCGGCACCCCAACGCGCTTGTCGCAACTGGGCATCACCGAAGCCGATGTGCCAGCCATTACCGACGTGGTGTTGGGCAACGCCCAATGGTTCGGCATCGCCGATATCTATACCCGCGAAGTGGTGGTCGAAATACTGAAGCTGGCACGATGA
- a CDS encoding LysR family transcriptional regulator: MSMNELRSITTFVRTAEFGSLSKAAAAQQISPQAASKALGQLEQHLGVRLFHRTTRSMSLTEEGQRFLEAVHPSLIGFQQALSAVRQTKDDLAGPLRIVGPRTVLQSVIGPVMDEYCRLYPEVQLDVQLDDRIGNWVEDRIDVGFRLGNSPQEGVVARRLIPMQLIICAAPSYLRKHGIPQSLYELSSHRCSAFRRASDGRVVPWRVRVGDSMQDQPINPAFCTNDEAMELRAVLAGEVIGQLAAPTAAALIRNGRLLPILLEHMADHYSLFVYYGSRAAQPARVRRFIDLAVERLADGTDFVLSSKELAQAHAAGLAAG; this comes from the coding sequence ATGTCCATGAACGAGCTGCGCTCCATCACCACTTTCGTGCGCACTGCCGAGTTTGGCAGCCTCAGCAAGGCTGCCGCTGCCCAGCAGATATCGCCACAAGCGGCCAGCAAGGCGCTAGGGCAGCTGGAGCAACACCTGGGGGTGAGGTTGTTTCACCGCACAACCCGCAGCATGTCATTGACGGAGGAGGGGCAACGTTTTCTGGAGGCGGTGCATCCGTCGCTGATCGGCTTTCAGCAGGCGCTGTCGGCGGTGCGGCAGACCAAGGACGATCTGGCCGGGCCCTTGCGCATCGTCGGCCCGCGCACGGTACTGCAATCGGTGATTGGCCCGGTCATGGACGAATACTGCCGGCTCTACCCGGAAGTGCAGCTGGATGTACAACTGGATGACCGCATTGGCAACTGGGTGGAAGACCGCATCGATGTTGGCTTCCGGCTGGGCAACTCACCACAGGAAGGCGTGGTGGCCCGGCGGCTGATTCCCATGCAGCTGATTATCTGTGCCGCGCCCAGCTATCTGCGCAAGCACGGTATTCCGCAAAGTCTGTACGAGCTTAGCTCGCATCGCTGCAGCGCCTTTCGCCGTGCCAGCGATGGCCGCGTAGTGCCGTGGCGGGTGCGCGTGGGTGACAGCATGCAGGATCAGCCGATCAACCCGGCATTCTGTACCAATGATGAGGCCATGGAGTTGCGTGCCGTGCTGGCCGGCGAGGTGATCGGCCAGCTGGCGGCCCCTACCGCAGCGGCGTTGATCCGCAATGGCCGGCTGCTACCCATTCTGCTGGAACACATGGCCGATCACTACAGCCTGTTTGTCTATTACGGCAGCCGTGCCGCGCAGCCCGCCCGCGTGCGCAGATTCATCGACCTGGCGGTGGAGCGGCTGGCCGACGGTACTGATTTTGTACTGAGCAGCAAAGAGTTGGCGCAGGCCCATGCTGCAGGCCTTGCAGCAGGCTGA
- a CDS encoding helix-turn-helix domain-containing protein: MTDPGADAESISAALASRLKQHRKQQKLSLDELSRRAGVSKGMLVEIEKGSANPSIAILCKLAAALGISVADIVNVASAPAIHIIEQADIPLLWRGPGGGSARLLAGSSGPDMVELWRWEMHPGEVFTSPGHSQGTFELFHVEQGELQLCVGDVVHTLRAGTAAVARTDAPHHYANQSDELLVFTMTVAELSPWRVIK; encoded by the coding sequence ATGACCGACCCCGGTGCCGATGCCGAATCCATCAGCGCGGCACTGGCCAGCCGCCTGAAGCAACATCGCAAACAACAGAAACTGTCGCTGGATGAGCTATCGCGCCGCGCTGGCGTCAGCAAGGGCATGCTGGTGGAAATCGAAAAAGGCAGTGCCAACCCCAGTATTGCCATCTTGTGCAAGCTGGCGGCAGCGCTGGGCATTTCCGTGGCCGATATTGTAAATGTGGCCAGCGCACCAGCCATTCACATCATCGAGCAAGCCGATATCCCGCTGCTGTGGCGCGGGCCAGGTGGCGGTTCGGCCCGGCTGCTGGCCGGCAGCAGCGGCCCGGACATGGTGGAACTGTGGCGCTGGGAAATGCATCCGGGAGAGGTATTCACCTCGCCAGGGCATTCGCAGGGGACTTTCGAGCTGTTTCATGTCGAACAGGGCGAATTGCAGCTGTGCGTGGGGGATGTGGTCCATACCCTGCGCGCCGGCACAGCGGCGGTAGCGCGTACCGATGCACCACACCATTACGCCAATCAAAGTGATGAGCTGCTGGTATTCACCATGACCGTGGCCGAACTCAGCCCCTGGCGGGTCATCAAGTAA
- a CDS encoding DUF3761 domain-containing protein — translation MKRAVLFLLAILACQTLYAKAPPPGGYQPDDTQLIEHGSYTNKDGNTVHRPAHSKSGQAPQGATAKCRDGSYSFSQHHRGTCSRHGGVSEWLR, via the coding sequence ATGAAACGCGCTGTCCTATTTCTGCTTGCCATCCTCGCCTGCCAAACCCTGTATGCCAAAGCCCCGCCTCCCGGCGGCTATCAGCCAGACGATACCCAGCTGATCGAGCACGGCAGCTACACCAACAAGGATGGCAACACCGTACACCGCCCGGCCCACAGCAAATCCGGCCAGGCTCCACAGGGTGCCACCGCCAAATGCCGCGATGGCAGCTATAGCTTCAGCCAGCATCACCGTGGCACCTGCTCCCGCCACGGCGGGGTGAGTGAGTGGCTGAGGTAG
- a CDS encoding (R)-mandelonitrile lyase, producing the protein MTEPTLPSTDAVTVSRAGTQDSYRGPAEWFTGCVRVDPLFAVRHPAAGSGALVTFEAAARTDWHTHPLGQTLIVTAGCGRVQQWGGPVQEIRPGDVVSIPANTKHWHGAAPTTAMSHIAIQEQQQGSVANWLEKVSDAQYAS; encoded by the coding sequence ATGACAGAGCCAACACTTCCCAGCACCGACGCCGTCACGGTAAGCCGCGCCGGCACGCAAGATTCCTACCGCGGCCCGGCGGAGTGGTTCACCGGCTGCGTGCGCGTCGACCCCTTGTTTGCCGTGCGCCACCCCGCAGCCGGCTCCGGCGCGCTGGTCACGTTTGAAGCGGCTGCGCGTACCGACTGGCACACCCACCCGCTGGGGCAGACGCTAATTGTCACCGCGGGCTGCGGCCGCGTGCAGCAGTGGGGTGGGCCAGTACAGGAAATCCGCCCCGGCGACGTGGTGAGCATTCCGGCGAACACCAAACACTGGCACGGCGCCGCCCCCACCACCGCCATGAGTCATATCGCCATTCAGGAACAGCAACAAGGTAGTGTGGCGAACTGGCTGGAAAAAGTGAGTGACGCGCAATACGCCAGCTAA